One window from the genome of Grus americana isolate bGruAme1 chromosome 2, bGruAme1.mat, whole genome shotgun sequence encodes:
- the TMEM70 gene encoding transmembrane protein 70, mitochondrial — MLLLRAAGCRRAAAPAAAAAWLRGAAHRGSSVVCRNRAALPVDGAQQVTSFLGVAVRSLCTSSPHEHPEHGRLVYKGNLAKAVLGVRFFSYSTSIFNLFMMPYIMLKTGIGFESLFIQAAFYGLIGFFTFVTPVTLHVLTKGYVIRLYYKDEMDTYTAITYNAILAEKATVFHQKDVKIPDITKMFTTFYAKTKSMLVNPTLFPNPQDYNHLMGYDKSLYFNLEEEEKEADERK, encoded by the exons atgctgctgctgcgggcTGCCGGCTGCCggcgcgccgccgccccggccgccgccgccgcctggcTGCGGGGTGCCGCTCACCGCGGGTCCTCGGTCGTCTGCCGCAACCGGGCGGCCCTGCCCGTCGACGGGGCCCAGCAG gtTACATCTTTTCTAGGAGTGGCTGTTCGCAGCCTCTGCACATCCTCCCCTCATGAACACCCAGAACATGGAAGATTAGTTTATAAAGGAAATTTGGCAAAGGCAGTGTTAG GTGTGAGGTTTTTCTCTTACTCCACCAGCATATTCAACCTGTTCATGATGCCGTACATCATGCTCAAAACTGGTATTGGATTTGAAAGCCTGTTTATACAAGCTGCCTTCTATGGGTTGATCgggttttttacttttgtaaCACCGGTTACTTTGCATGTCCTTACAAAAGGCTATGTGATTCGACTCTATTATAAAGATGAAATGGACACCTATACAGCCATTACATATAATGCGATCTTGGCAGAAAAAGCAACTGTTTTCCATCAGAAAGATGTAAAGATTCCAGACATCACCAAGATGTTTACAACATTTTACGCCAAAACGAAATCAATGCTTGTAAATCCAACGCTTTTCCCGAATCCTCAGGATTATAACCATCTTATGGGCTATGACAAATCCCTTTATTTTAActtagaggaggaggagaaggaagctgatgaaaggaaataa